The DNA segment CGCGGCGCCAGGTTGAGCTCGCCGGAGCAGCCGCGGAAATGCGGGATCACGCCCTGCCAGCCGCGCGCGCCGAGCGCGTGCATCAGCGCCTGCGCGTAGTGGCTGTTCGAATTGCCCTCCAGCCCATGGAACATCACCACCAGTGGCGTGTCAGGCTGCACCGGGTGGGTGGTCCAGTCGAGGTCGATGAAGTCGCCGTCAGGCGTGTCCCAGCGCTCGCGCCGGTAGGCGACGCGTGGCGGGCGGCGCGTAAAGCGGGCGGGGATGATGGTCTGGGCATGGCCGCCGCGCAGCCACCAGGGAATGGCGATGCCGTCGCCGTAGCCATGGCCATGCCCGTGCGGCGCGGCGGCAGGCGTCAAACGATGCGGCGGGAGATCGGGGCGCTGCGTCATGACAGCTCGGTATTGCAGGGTGCGGTAGTGCGGCAGTGCGGGATTGCAGTCTTGCGGCCCTGCGCCATGGCGGGCGGGCCGTGCCGCCCGCCAGGCTCAGTGCAGCGCCTGGCCGGGTGCTGCAGCCACCGCGGCCACCTGCACGGCGTTGGCCGGGCTGCAGTGGATATGCGCCAGGCGCCAGCCTTCGTGGTTTTGCATCAGCACGTAGGTGGTGTGCACGTACAGGTCGGCTTCGACCCGGTCGCCGCCGAAGCGCAGCGCCTCGGTCACGTCGAAGATCGACACGGCCATCGACGCGTGGCTGCTGGTTTCGATCGCATCGACCAGCACCGGCTGCTCTTCCAGCAGTTGCGAGAACGCCTGGCGCAGCTGTTCGTGGCCGATCATGCGCTGGCCGTCGGGCAGCACGCAGGTGATCGAATCCTCGTCCAGCCACAGGCGCAGCGCGCCTTCGGCATCGCGCTGCTTGAGCGCCTCGCGGAAGGCTTCGACGATGTCTTCGGCAGAATCGAACAGGCGGGCAAAACGAGGCATGGTGGCAGTGTCAGGGTATCAGGGCCGGTGCAGCAGCTTGCGCAGCTCAACGAAGACCATTTCGGGTTCGATCTCTTTCAGGCAGCGCAGGTGGCCCAGCGGGCACTCGCGCTTGAAGCACGGGCTGCACTCCAGCTGCAGCCACATGATACTCGCTGCCTGTGACAGCGGCGGCGTGTGGCGCGGATCGCTCGAGCCATAGACCGCCACCTGCGGCCGGTTCAGCGCCGCGGTCACGTGCATCAGCCCGGAATCGTTGCAGACCGCGGCCTCGGACAGCGCCAGCAGGTCGACGGCGTCGTCCAGCGAGGTCTGCCCGCACAGGTTGCGCACGAACGGCGCGTCCTTGACGATCTCGGCGGCGATCTCGGCGTCCTTGGCCGAGCCCAGCGTGATCATCTGCGCGTACGGGTAGGAGCGGCGCAGCATCTGCGCCAGCCTGGCGAAGTGGCCGGCGGGCCAGCGCTTGGCGGGGCCGAACTCGGCGCCCGGGCAGAACGCGATCACGCGCGTGTGCGGGGCAATGCCGAAGCGCTCGGCGGTCGCCGCCATGCGCGTCGGGTCGACGCGCAGGCGCGGCTCGGGGATGTTCTCGGGCAGGCGCGCGCCGGGCTTGAGCGCGAGGCGGGCATAGTGCTCGACCATCGGCGGGCGGTGGTCGCGCGGCGGGTTGGCATGGCGCACGTTGAGCATGCCGAAGCGCGCTTCGCCACGGTAGCCGATGCGCAGCGGAATGCCGGCCAGCCACGGGATCAGCGCCGACTTGAGCGAATTCGGCAGCACGTAGGCGAGGTCGTAGCCTTCGTTCTTGAGCTGCTGCGCGAACATCAGCCGCGCCGACAGTTGCAGCTTGCCGTGCGCCAGGTCGGACGGGAACACGCGGTTGATCTCGGGCATGCGCGCGAGCACCGGCGCCACCCACTTGGGCGCGAGGGCGTCGATGGCCAGGCGCGGATGGCGCGCCTTGAGCAGCGCGAACAGCGGCTGCGCCATCAGGGCGTCGCCGATCCAGTTGGGGGCGATGACGAGGGCTTTCTTCATGGGCGGGGCGCGGGGAGCCGGTTCGCGGGCGCGATCTTCGGCGCAATCGTCGGCACAATCGCAGAAGCGATCGCCGACAAAATCACCGGGAACAGCAACGCTCCGGGGCGCCAACAGGCGGCCCGGAGCGTCGGGGTCGTGCGAATACCGGCGGCTCGGGTCAGTGGTGGCCCTTCAGCACGGTGCCCGGCTTGAGCTTGTAGACGGTACCGCAGTAAGGGCACTTGGCTTCGCCGGTGTCGGCCACGTCCAGGAACACGCGCGGATGGTAGTTCCAGGCCGGGGTGTTGGCGGTGGGGCAGTGCAGCGGAATGTCTTCGGCGCCGATTTCGATGATGGTGGCGGTTTGCGTCATGGTGTTGCGGGGATTGAGGCTGATTGTTCGTCAAAACAAGGCATGCCCCGCGCGCACGGCGGCGGGTGCGGGGCACGAGGGCTGGCGGCCGGTGCTCAGACCAGCGTCAGCCACTTCTTGTACTTTTCGTTGGTGCCGCCCACGGCGGCAAAGAACGCGTCCTGGATCTGCCTGGTCACCGGGCCGCGGCGGCCTTCGCCGATGATGCGGTCATCCAGTTCGCGGATCGGCGTGACTTCGGCGGCGGTGCCGGTGAAGAAGGCTTCGTCGGCGCAGTACATCTCGTCGCGGGTGATGCGCTTCTCGCGCACTTCGATGCCCAGGTCGCGCGCGATGGTCAGCGTGGCGTCGCGCGTGATGCCGTCCAGGCACGAGGCCAGGTCAGGGGTGTAGATCACGCCGTTGCGCACGATAAAGACGTTCTCGCCCGAGCCTTCGCTGACATAGCCTTCGGTGTCGAGCAGCAGCGCTTCGTCGTAGCCCAGGCCGGTCGCTTCCTGGTTGGCCAGGATCGAGTTGATGTAGTAGCCGCTGGCCTTGGCGCGCACCAGCGACACGTTGACGTGGTGGCGGGTAAAGGACGAAGTCTTCACGCGGATGCCGCGCTCCATGCCTTCCTCGCCCAGGTAGGCGCCCCACGGCCACGCCGCGATCGCCACGTGGATGGTGTTGCCCTTGGCCGACACGCCCAGCTTTTCCGAGCCGATCCACACGATCGGGCGGATGTAGCAGGATTCCAGGTTGTTGGCGCGCACCACTTCGCGCGTGGCGGTTTCCAGCGTGGCCTCGTCGAACGGCATCGCCATCTGGAAGATCTTGGCGGAGTTGAACAGGCGGCGGGTGTGCTCTTTCAGGCGGAAGATGGCGGTGCCTTCGGGCGTCTTGTAGGCGCGCACGCCCTCGAACACGCCCATGCCGTAGTGCAGCGTATGCGTCAGCACGTGGATCTTTGCATCGCGCCATTCGATCAGCTTGCCGTCCATCCAAATCTTGCCGTCGCGATCCGCCATCGACATCTCTATTCTCCCAGCGCCGTGAAAGTAGCAAAAACGACATTGTAAGCCCGGGGGGCATGGGTGCCAACGCAGCCGGCAGGGGGAAGGGGGCAGTGGCGGACTAGAATCCTCATTTCCGTGCGTTTGCCGGCTCGCCGGTTGCATCGCCCGCGCCTGCCCCGACGCCATACCGTTTTCTTCGTGCCTTTGACTACACATTCCGACCCGCATGCCGAACCCGGCCAGCCCGGCTGGGAGCAGGCGCTGGAAGCGCTGCGCGCGCTGGCCAGTGCCGAGCCCGCCGCTGCCATCGAAGGCGGGCGCCGCCTGCTGTGGGCGCTGACGCTGGAACCGGACGGTGCCGTGGCCACCATCGAGCCGCTCGAGCAGGTGCGCGGGGCGCGCGGCTGGGGCAAGCCCAGGCCCATACCGCTGGCGCGCGTGGCCGAGGACGACCGGCTCGAGCCGTGGGACGCACGCATCGCGCGTGCGATCCGGCGCGATGCCTCGCACAACCGGCGCTATGTGCTGGACCGCGCTGCCGCCGCCATGGCGCTGGTCGGCCACCCGGGCGTGGTGCTGGTTCATGCCCCGGCACAGACGCTGGACGTAGTTGAAGACGCGCCCGCGCTGGAGGCCGTGCACAGCGCCGGCCGCTTCGTGCTGCGCCTCTACCCCCCGCTGCGCGAGGCGCCGGCGATGGAGGCCTTGCTGCCCGCCGCCGCGCGCCAGGAAGCCGAGGCGCTGCGCCAGGTCAGCGTGCTGCGCGACGGGCCGCACCGGCTGAAGGTGCTCCGCTTCACCCCGGCGCAGTTCGATGCCGCGCGGCTGATCGGCGACGGGCTGGCGATCCCGGAGGATGGCCAGGCCCAGTTGGACCGCACCCTGCGCGCGCTGGCCGGCCACTTCCAGGTCCATGCCGACCAGGCCGCCGGCACGCGCCCGGTCGAAGCCGACGCGCGGCTGCGCGCGGAGGTCGCGCCCATCGGCGGCGTGGCCGGGCGCGGCATCACGATGCGGCTGGTGGTCACGCCGCTGGGCCAGCTCGGGCCCCGCCTGGCGCCGGGCGCGGGCAGGGAGCGCCTGATGGCCGCGGTGCGCGGCGAGACGCTGGTCACCCAGCGCGATCTCGATGCCGAACTGGCCAGCGTGGCCGAGGTCTTCGCCGCGCTTCCGGTGCTTGTCACGCAGTCGCCGCCGGGCGGCGAGTACACCTGGACGCTGGACGATCCCGAAGATGCGCTGACCGTGCTCGAAGCGCTGCCCGGCCTGCCCGCGGTGCAGGCCGTGGAATGGCCGCGCGGCAAGGAAATCCGCATCGTCCCCGCCGATCTGCCGCAACTTGGCGTGCATATCGAAAGCCGCGGCGCGTGGTACCGGCTGGCCGGTGAGCTGCGCGTGGCCGAGGGGCTGGTGCTGGAGCTGGGCAAGCT comes from the Cupriavidus sp. P-10 genome and includes:
- a CDS encoding YybH family protein: MPRFARLFDSAEDIVEAFREALKQRDAEGALRLWLDEDSITCVLPDGQRMIGHEQLRQAFSQLLEEQPVLVDAIETSSHASMAVSIFDVTEALRFGGDRVEADLYVHTTYVLMQNHEGWRLAHIHCSPANAVQVAAVAAAPGQALH
- the waaF gene encoding lipopolysaccharide heptosyltransferase II produces the protein MKKALVIAPNWIGDALMAQPLFALLKARHPRLAIDALAPKWVAPVLARMPEINRVFPSDLAHGKLQLSARLMFAQQLKNEGYDLAYVLPNSLKSALIPWLAGIPLRIGYRGEARFGMLNVRHANPPRDHRPPMVEHYARLALKPGARLPENIPEPRLRVDPTRMAATAERFGIAPHTRVIAFCPGAEFGPAKRWPAGHFARLAQMLRRSYPYAQMITLGSAKDAEIAAEIVKDAPFVRNLCGQTSLDDAVDLLALSEAAVCNDSGLMHVTAALNRPQVAVYGSSDPRHTPPLSQAASIMWLQLECSPCFKRECPLGHLRCLKEIEPEMVFVELRKLLHRP
- a CDS encoding zinc-finger domain-containing protein translates to MTQTATIIEIGAEDIPLHCPTANTPAWNYHPRVFLDVADTGEAKCPYCGTVYKLKPGTVLKGHH
- a CDS encoding branched-chain amino acid transaminase yields the protein MSMADRDGKIWMDGKLIEWRDAKIHVLTHTLHYGMGVFEGVRAYKTPEGTAIFRLKEHTRRLFNSAKIFQMAMPFDEATLETATREVVRANNLESCYIRPIVWIGSEKLGVSAKGNTIHVAIAAWPWGAYLGEEGMERGIRVKTSSFTRHHVNVSLVRAKASGYYINSILANQEATGLGYDEALLLDTEGYVSEGSGENVFIVRNGVIYTPDLASCLDGITRDATLTIARDLGIEVREKRITRDEMYCADEAFFTGTAAEVTPIRELDDRIIGEGRRGPVTRQIQDAFFAAVGGTNEKYKKWLTLV